Proteins from a single region of Catenulispora acidiphila DSM 44928:
- the purF gene encoding amidophosphoribosyltransferase, whose translation MIHPSGFRPGDGRLTHELDPQDTGPQDACGVFGVWAPGEEVAKLAYFGLYALQHRGQESAGIAVSNGKQILVYKDMGLVSQVFDEATLQSLQGYLAIGHARYSTTGSSVWENAQPTFRATAHGAVALGHNGNLTNTGELARLAAERRTTSGAGDKHAMTSDTGLMTELLASYSDRSLEDAAAEVLPQLRGAFSLVFMDETTLYAARDPQGVRPLMLGRLDRGWVVASEQAALDTVGASFIREIEPGELIAVDENGLRSRHFAEPQPKGCVFEYVYLARPDATISGRNVHAARVEMGRTLAREAPVEADLVIATPESGTPAAIGFAEESGIPFGQGFVKNAYVGRTFIQPSQTLRQLGVRLKLNALREVIEGKRLVVVDDSIVRGNTQRAVSKMLREAGATEVHLRISSPPVKWPCFYGIDFATRAELIANGLNTDEIAKSIGADSLAYITLDGMTAATHQPADRLCRACFDGVYPIALPEDELLGKHLLEISVDPLAHTDALSRP comes from the coding sequence GTGATCCACCCTTCCGGCTTCCGCCCCGGCGATGGCAGACTCACCCACGAACTCGACCCCCAGGACACCGGCCCGCAGGACGCCTGCGGAGTCTTCGGCGTCTGGGCTCCCGGCGAAGAAGTCGCGAAGCTCGCGTACTTCGGCCTGTACGCGCTGCAGCACCGCGGCCAGGAATCCGCCGGCATCGCCGTGTCCAACGGCAAGCAGATCCTGGTCTACAAGGACATGGGCCTGGTCTCCCAGGTCTTCGACGAGGCCACCCTGCAGTCCCTGCAGGGCTACCTGGCGATCGGCCACGCGCGCTACTCCACCACCGGCTCCTCGGTGTGGGAGAACGCGCAGCCGACCTTCCGGGCCACCGCGCACGGCGCCGTGGCCCTCGGCCACAACGGCAACCTGACCAACACCGGCGAGCTGGCCCGGCTGGCCGCCGAGCGGCGGACCACGTCCGGCGCCGGCGACAAGCACGCCATGACCTCGGACACCGGGCTGATGACCGAGCTGCTGGCGTCCTACTCCGACCGCTCCCTGGAGGACGCGGCCGCCGAGGTGCTGCCGCAGCTGCGCGGCGCCTTCTCCCTGGTGTTCATGGACGAGACCACGCTCTACGCGGCGCGCGACCCGCAGGGTGTGCGGCCGCTGATGCTCGGCCGCCTGGACCGCGGCTGGGTGGTGGCCTCCGAGCAGGCGGCGCTGGACACCGTCGGCGCGAGCTTCATCCGCGAGATCGAGCCCGGCGAGCTGATCGCCGTCGACGAGAACGGCCTGCGCTCCCGGCACTTCGCCGAGCCCCAGCCCAAGGGCTGTGTCTTCGAGTACGTCTACCTGGCGCGCCCCGACGCCACCATCTCCGGCCGCAACGTGCACGCCGCGCGCGTGGAGATGGGCCGCACCCTGGCCCGCGAGGCGCCGGTGGAGGCCGACCTGGTCATCGCCACGCCGGAGTCCGGCACCCCGGCCGCGATCGGCTTCGCCGAGGAGTCCGGCATCCCCTTCGGCCAGGGCTTCGTGAAGAACGCCTACGTCGGGCGCACCTTCATCCAGCCCAGCCAGACGCTGCGCCAGCTCGGCGTGCGGCTGAAGCTGAACGCGCTGCGCGAGGTCATCGAGGGCAAGCGCCTGGTCGTGGTGGACGACTCGATCGTGCGCGGCAACACCCAGCGCGCGGTGTCCAAGATGCTGCGCGAGGCCGGCGCCACCGAGGTCCACCTGCGGATCTCCTCCCCGCCGGTGAAGTGGCCGTGTTTCTACGGCATCGACTTCGCCACCCGCGCCGAGCTGATCGCCAACGGCCTGAACACCGACGAGATCGCCAAGTCGATCGGCGCCGACTCGCTGGCCTACATCACCCTGGACGGCATGACCGCGGCCACGCACCAGCCGGCCGACCGGCTGTGCCGCGCCTGCTTCGACGGCGTGTACCCGATCGCGCTGCCCGAGGACGAGCTGCTGGGCAAGCATCTCCTGGAGATCTCGGTCGACCCGCTGGCCCACACCGACGCCCTGTCGCGCCCGTAG
- a CDS encoding phosphoribosylaminoimidazolesuccinocarboxamide synthase → MITGLNHLASGKIRDLYAVGDDLLLVASDKISAFDYVLESEIPDKGRILTQLSMWWFRQLADLVPNHVISADVEQFPAELQPYKEELRGRSMLCRKLSMVQVECVARGYLTGSGLAEYERTRTANGVPLPPGLVDGSRLDRPIFTPAMKAEVGQHDENVSFEDMAERIGDPELAAQLKDLTLAVYSRAREIAEERGIILADTKFEFGRLRGGTLVLADEVLTPDSSRFWPADEWKPGRTQSSFDKQYVRDWLSSPASGWDRKSDTPPPVLPEEVVQATRARYVEAYERLTGAKFD, encoded by the coding sequence GTGATCACCGGTCTGAACCACCTCGCCAGCGGCAAGATCCGCGACCTGTACGCGGTCGGCGACGACCTGCTCCTCGTCGCCTCCGACAAGATCTCCGCCTTCGACTACGTGCTGGAGTCCGAGATCCCGGACAAGGGCCGGATCCTCACCCAGCTGTCCATGTGGTGGTTCCGCCAGCTCGCCGACCTGGTGCCGAACCATGTGATCAGCGCCGACGTCGAGCAGTTCCCGGCGGAGTTGCAGCCCTACAAGGAGGAGCTGCGCGGGCGCTCGATGCTCTGCCGCAAGCTGAGCATGGTGCAGGTCGAGTGCGTGGCGCGCGGCTACCTGACCGGCTCCGGGCTGGCCGAGTACGAGCGGACCCGCACCGCCAACGGCGTGCCGCTGCCGCCCGGGCTGGTCGACGGCTCGCGGCTGGACCGCCCGATCTTCACCCCGGCGATGAAGGCCGAGGTCGGGCAGCACGATGAGAACGTCAGCTTCGAGGACATGGCCGAGCGGATCGGCGACCCGGAGCTGGCCGCGCAGCTGAAGGACCTGACGCTGGCGGTCTACTCGCGGGCCCGCGAGATCGCCGAGGAGCGCGGGATCATCCTGGCCGACACCAAGTTCGAGTTCGGGCGGCTGCGCGGCGGGACCCTGGTCCTCGCCGACGAGGTGCTGACCCCGGACTCCTCGCGTTTCTGGCCGGCGGACGAATGGAAGCCGGGACGCACGCAGTCCTCGTTCGACAAGCAGTACGTCCGCGACTGGCTGAGCTCCCCGGCCTCGGGCTGGGACCGCAAGTCCGACACCCCGCCGCCGGTGCTGCCGGAGGAGGTCGTGCAGGCGACCCGGGCCCGCTACGTCGAGGCCTACGAGCGCCTCACCGGAGCGAAGTTCGACTAG
- a CDS encoding NlpC/P60 family protein has protein sequence MNTETTATGASFYALGPEFEWMASAWDGFAHELAEVSKTLRQIVEAATADPQLAAESSGLAALESATDRLVRELVDDAARIRRTQATYEHADATVHASVPPLHAHEQPPPGHAPEVSTIPVFGAGVVTGHQNTPGSAPGSDTAGSYAGTLDGPASAPASVPVPDGSGLWHPAVAQDLSETALGTLSRMRRQMIAHADRWVSQHVPYNQGIWHEGYRTDCSGYVSMCWGLRDSMVTSTMPQISHRIAKEDLRPGDVLLNTDVATGHVILFDRWADYAHNSYVGYELCPQGTLHHVIPYPYYSGFGVYEPYRYNNAGD, from the coding sequence ATGAACACCGAGACGACGGCGACTGGAGCCAGCTTCTACGCGCTGGGCCCGGAGTTCGAGTGGATGGCCTCCGCCTGGGACGGGTTCGCCCACGAGCTGGCCGAGGTCAGCAAAACGCTGCGGCAGATCGTCGAGGCGGCGACGGCGGATCCGCAGCTGGCAGCCGAGTCCTCAGGGCTCGCGGCGCTCGAATCCGCGACCGATCGGCTGGTCCGGGAACTGGTCGACGACGCCGCGCGCATCCGCCGCACCCAGGCGACCTACGAGCACGCCGACGCGACGGTCCACGCATCAGTGCCGCCTCTTCACGCTCATGAGCAGCCGCCTCCCGGACACGCGCCGGAAGTCTCGACCATCCCGGTGTTCGGCGCCGGGGTCGTCACGGGACATCAGAACACTCCCGGCAGCGCTCCCGGTTCGGACACTGCGGGGTCCTACGCGGGAACGCTAGACGGACCCGCCTCCGCGCCCGCCTCCGTACCCGTGCCGGACGGCTCCGGTCTCTGGCATCCGGCGGTCGCCCAAGACCTCTCCGAGACCGCCCTCGGCACCCTCAGCCGTATGCGCCGCCAGATGATCGCGCACGCCGACCGCTGGGTCTCGCAGCACGTCCCCTACAACCAGGGCATTTGGCACGAGGGCTACCGCACGGACTGCTCGGGCTACGTCTCCATGTGCTGGGGGCTGCGCGACTCCATGGTCACCTCGACCATGCCGCAGATCTCGCACCGGATCGCCAAAGAGGATCTGCGTCCCGGGGACGTCCTGTTGAACACGGACGTCGCCACCGGACACGTCATCCTCTTCGACCGGTGGGCGGACTACGCGCACAACTCCTATGTGGGCTACGAACTGTGTCCCCAAGGGACGCTGCACCATGTGATCCCGTATCCGTACTACAGCGGCTTCGGCGTATACGAGCCCTACCGCTACAACAATGCAGGTGACTGA
- the purL gene encoding phosphoribosylformylglycinamidine synthase subunit PurL, whose product MSNGNSSENVFDTTDVFVDTAVSFDTVAKAAQTPDVKQPFRELGMTEDEYLRVREILGRRPSSSELAMYSVMWSEHCSYKSSRVHLKQFGEKAPKTAALLVGPGENAGVVDVGEGLAVTFKVESHNHPSYVEPYQGAATGVGGIVRDILTMGARPIAVMDPLRFGPADAPDTARVLPGVVAGVGGYGNCLGVPNIGGEIVFDPCYLGNPLVNALCVGVMRADEIKLAKAPGPGNQVILFGARTGGDGIGGASVLASATFDEDGPAKRPSVQVGDPFMEKVLIECCLEIFAADLVVGIQDLGAAGLTCSTTELAAAGTGGMDVRLDLAPLRDSTLTPEEVLMSESQERMMAVVEPAKVEAFLAVCDKWDVTATALGEVTDTGRLRMWWHGEIIVDVPPRTLAHEGPVYNRPFARPEWQDALQADAPTAERLKRPGNAEELRETLLRLVGSPNLADKTWAVEQYDHRVQGNTVLGHGEDSGMVRLDAALPGTSLGVALSTDGNGRFAKLDPYQGAQLALAEAYRNVAATGAKPLAVTDCLNFGSPEDPDVMWQFAEACRGLADACLELGTPVTGGNVSFYNQTGELNIHPTPVVGVLGVIDDVDRRTRSAFEREGEILLLLGDTRDEFGGSEWAHEVHGHLGGLPPRLDLQREKVLGEVLIAGSRDGMLSAAHDLSDGGLAQAVVEGCLRGGHGARLVLPETDADGAALDPFVALFAESAGRALVAVPRSEELRFTDMCVARGLPVARVGVVDGDVLEVQGQFTVPMAELRTAHEAPFRKLFGHSVVDA is encoded by the coding sequence ATGAGCAACGGCAACTCCTCCGAGAACGTCTTCGACACCACCGATGTGTTCGTTGACACGGCGGTCTCGTTCGACACCGTCGCGAAGGCCGCTCAGACCCCGGACGTGAAGCAGCCGTTCCGCGAACTGGGCATGACCGAGGACGAGTACCTGCGCGTCCGCGAGATCCTGGGCCGCCGTCCCAGCTCCTCGGAGCTGGCCATGTACTCGGTCATGTGGTCCGAGCACTGCTCCTACAAGTCCTCCCGGGTGCACCTGAAGCAGTTCGGCGAGAAGGCTCCGAAGACCGCCGCGCTGCTGGTCGGTCCCGGCGAGAACGCCGGCGTCGTGGACGTCGGCGAGGGCCTGGCCGTCACCTTCAAGGTCGAGTCGCACAACCACCCCTCCTACGTCGAGCCGTATCAGGGCGCGGCGACCGGGGTCGGCGGCATCGTCCGCGACATCCTGACCATGGGCGCCCGCCCGATCGCGGTCATGGACCCGCTGCGCTTCGGCCCGGCCGACGCCCCGGACACCGCGCGGGTGCTGCCCGGCGTGGTGGCCGGCGTCGGCGGCTACGGCAACTGCCTCGGCGTGCCGAACATCGGCGGGGAGATCGTCTTCGACCCCTGCTACCTGGGCAACCCGCTGGTCAACGCGCTGTGCGTGGGGGTCATGCGGGCCGACGAGATCAAGCTGGCCAAGGCGCCGGGCCCGGGCAACCAGGTGATCCTGTTCGGCGCCCGGACCGGCGGCGACGGCATCGGCGGCGCCTCGGTGCTGGCCAGCGCCACCTTCGACGAGGACGGCCCGGCCAAGCGGCCCTCCGTCCAGGTCGGCGACCCGTTCATGGAGAAGGTGCTCATCGAGTGCTGCCTGGAGATCTTCGCGGCCGACCTGGTCGTGGGCATCCAGGACCTGGGCGCCGCCGGGCTCACCTGCTCCACCACCGAGCTGGCCGCGGCGGGCACCGGCGGCATGGACGTGCGGCTGGACCTGGCGCCGCTGCGCGACTCGACGCTGACCCCTGAGGAAGTCCTCATGTCGGAGTCGCAGGAGCGGATGATGGCCGTGGTCGAGCCGGCCAAGGTCGAGGCGTTCCTGGCGGTCTGCGACAAGTGGGACGTCACCGCCACCGCCCTCGGCGAGGTCACCGACACCGGCCGGCTGCGCATGTGGTGGCACGGCGAGATCATCGTGGACGTCCCGCCGCGGACCCTGGCGCACGAGGGCCCGGTGTACAACCGGCCGTTCGCGCGGCCGGAGTGGCAGGACGCGCTGCAGGCCGACGCGCCGACCGCCGAGCGGCTCAAGCGCCCGGGCAACGCCGAGGAACTGCGCGAGACGCTGCTCCGGCTGGTCGGCTCGCCGAACCTGGCCGACAAGACCTGGGCCGTGGAGCAGTACGACCACCGCGTGCAGGGCAACACCGTCCTCGGGCACGGCGAGGACTCCGGGATGGTGCGGCTGGACGCCGCGCTGCCGGGCACCTCGCTCGGCGTGGCGCTGTCCACCGACGGCAACGGCCGGTTCGCCAAGCTCGACCCGTATCAGGGCGCGCAGCTGGCGCTGGCCGAGGCCTACCGCAACGTGGCCGCCACCGGCGCCAAGCCGCTGGCCGTCACCGACTGCCTGAACTTCGGCTCGCCGGAGGACCCGGACGTCATGTGGCAGTTCGCCGAGGCCTGCCGCGGTCTGGCCGACGCCTGCCTGGAGCTGGGGACCCCGGTCACCGGCGGCAACGTGTCGTTCTACAACCAGACCGGAGAGCTGAACATCCACCCGACCCCGGTGGTCGGCGTGCTCGGCGTGATCGATGACGTCGACCGCCGCACCCGCAGCGCCTTCGAGCGCGAGGGCGAGATCCTGCTGCTGCTCGGCGACACCCGCGACGAGTTCGGCGGCTCGGAGTGGGCGCACGAGGTCCACGGCCACCTCGGCGGCCTGCCGCCGCGCCTGGACCTGCAGCGCGAGAAGGTGCTCGGCGAGGTGCTGATCGCCGGCTCGCGCGACGGCATGCTCTCGGCGGCGCACGACCTGTCCGACGGCGGCCTGGCGCAGGCGGTCGTCGAGGGCTGCCTGCGCGGCGGCCACGGCGCCCGCCTGGTCCTGCCGGAGACGGACGCGGACGGTGCAGCGCTGGACCCCTTCGTCGCGCTGTTCGCCGAGTCGGCGGGCCGCGCGCTGGTCGCGGTTCCGCGCAGCGAGGAGCTGCGGTTCACCGACATGTGCGTGGCGCGCGGGCTGCCCGTGGCGCGCGTGGGCGTCGTGGACGGCGACGTTCTGGAGGTACAGGGGCAGTTCACGGTGCCGATGGCCGAGCTGCGGACGGCGCATGAGGCGCCGTTCCGGAAGCTGTTCGGGCACTCGGTGGTGGACGCCTAG
- a CDS encoding HEAT repeat domain-containing protein, whose protein sequence is MAWFVHLTPEKNSARVRRSGLSPISRSRSDDPRPGLYCTPLLADYTLTYQWSREIKRWKSPRLAAVHFRIPDDTAVTVGYYGDAPKPVTAAQAVARFLSLSPEEMRGYEVFLPRGVTAKEIRRIKSLERPIGWRYRPNAHGHRPCACPACLDRGEYRISRIRDKSSYYDTSHLPPRQEVLEKLATTRDSAEIVTLLDQLRSRGQGDIFRVAHLADHPDPDVREALAYALCGFNKKAAAELLEKLRSDPLKDVREAAGADEDDDL, encoded by the coding sequence ATGGCCTGGTTCGTACATCTGACTCCGGAGAAGAACTCCGCGCGCGTCCGCCGCTCCGGCCTGTCGCCGATCAGCCGCTCGCGTAGTGACGACCCGCGCCCCGGTCTCTACTGCACTCCGCTCCTAGCGGACTACACGTTGACCTACCAGTGGTCCCGCGAGATCAAGCGCTGGAAGTCACCGCGGTTGGCAGCCGTGCACTTCCGGATACCGGACGACACCGCGGTAACCGTTGGCTACTACGGCGACGCGCCCAAGCCGGTGACTGCGGCGCAGGCAGTAGCGCGCTTCCTGTCGCTGTCCCCTGAGGAGATGCGCGGATACGAAGTGTTCCTCCCCCGCGGTGTCACCGCCAAGGAGATCCGGCGTATCAAGTCTTTAGAGCGCCCCATCGGCTGGCGCTATCGGCCGAACGCTCACGGGCACCGGCCCTGCGCGTGCCCTGCCTGCCTGGACCGAGGCGAGTATCGGATCTCCCGCATCCGCGACAAGTCTTCGTACTACGACACAAGCCACCTCCCGCCCCGCCAAGAAGTGCTGGAGAAGCTGGCCACCACACGGGACAGCGCGGAGATCGTCACACTCCTCGACCAACTCCGCAGCCGCGGCCAAGGCGACATCTTCCGAGTCGCGCACCTGGCCGACCACCCGGATCCCGACGTCCGCGAAGCACTCGCCTACGCGCTGTGCGGCTTCAACAAAAAAGCCGCCGCGGAGCTTCTGGAGAAGCTCCGCAGCGACCCGCTCAAGGACGTCCGCGAGGCCGCCGGAGCAGACGAGGACGACGACCTTTAG
- a CDS encoding DUF3073 domain-containing protein, producing the protein MGRGRAKAKQTRVARDLKYRDVRTDLTQLQRELQQDGVHTSNGHSAEAPSQQDDDADDDELYAKYADDDGDDDYDSADDGGAHRSHHRRS; encoded by the coding sequence ATGGGGCGCGGCCGGGCCAAGGCCAAGCAGACGCGGGTCGCCCGAGACCTGAAGTATCGCGACGTCCGCACCGATCTGACGCAGCTTCAGCGTGAGCTGCAGCAAGACGGTGTGCACACGTCCAACGGGCATTCCGCCGAGGCACCGTCGCAGCAGGACGACGACGCGGACGACGATGAGTTGTACGCGAAGTACGCCGACGATGACGGCGATGACGACTACGACAGCGCGGACGACGGCGGTGCACACCGCAGTCACCACCGCCGCAGTTGA
- the purQ gene encoding phosphoribosylformylglycinamidine synthase subunit PurQ: protein MPARIGVVTFPGTLDDRQALRAAAAVGAEPVALWHKDRDLHQVDAVVLPGGFSYGDYLRAGAIARFSPVMDTIIDAARDGLPVLGICNGFQVLCETHLLEGAMIRNGDLHFINRDVTLRIENNRTAWTSDYEDGAEAVIPIKNVDGRFVADEPTLDALEAEGRVLARYVANPNGAARDIAGITNAAGNVVGLMPHPEYAIDDLTGPHPGPGTDGLPFFTSILKSLVSA from the coding sequence ATGCCCGCGCGCATCGGCGTCGTCACCTTCCCCGGCACCCTGGACGACCGGCAGGCGCTGCGCGCCGCGGCGGCCGTCGGCGCCGAGCCGGTGGCGCTCTGGCACAAGGATCGGGACCTGCACCAGGTGGACGCGGTCGTGCTGCCCGGTGGCTTCTCCTACGGCGACTACCTGCGCGCCGGCGCCATCGCCCGGTTCTCCCCGGTGATGGACACGATCATCGACGCGGCCCGGGACGGTCTGCCGGTCCTGGGCATCTGCAACGGCTTCCAGGTGCTGTGCGAGACGCACCTGCTCGAGGGCGCGATGATCCGCAACGGCGATCTGCACTTCATCAACCGCGACGTCACCCTGCGGATCGAGAACAACCGCACCGCCTGGACCTCGGACTACGAGGACGGCGCCGAGGCGGTCATCCCGATCAAGAACGTCGACGGCCGCTTCGTCGCCGACGAGCCCACGCTCGACGCGCTGGAGGCCGAGGGTCGAGTGCTGGCCCGGTACGTGGCGAATCCGAACGGCGCCGCGCGCGACATCGCGGGCATCACCAACGCCGCCGGCAACGTCGTCGGCCTGATGCCGCACCCCGAGTACGCCATCGACGACCTGACCGGTCCCCACCCGGGCCCGGGCACCGACGGTCTGCCGTTCTTCACCTCGATCCTCAAGAGCTTGGTTTCCGCATGA
- a CDS encoding maleylpyruvate isomerase family mycothiol-dependent enzyme encodes MPKTRRPASAKVRQAVVNQWQAHVGYAAALTAEQLAAPSKLAGWDVKTLVGHVAFTVRTVVTRAAEPVAGDQAEVYDWLTATPTASAAVDAGTRELVEDGVVLADEVTEAEKLMERYGDEDLIAMRFGPMRFDDFLVSRIVEATVHADDLERSTGIEFPHDREALAITVRQLADAMAAKVPGNSVELRVPPFAAVQCVPGPRHTRGTPPNVVEMTPRTWIRLAAGRMTWDEAMDQALVSASGQRADLKEFLPLMG; translated from the coding sequence ATGCCGAAGACCCGCCGCCCCGCCTCCGCCAAGGTCCGCCAAGCCGTCGTGAACCAGTGGCAGGCCCATGTCGGCTACGCCGCCGCCCTGACCGCCGAGCAGCTCGCGGCGCCGTCGAAGCTCGCCGGCTGGGACGTGAAGACGCTGGTCGGGCACGTCGCCTTCACGGTGCGCACGGTCGTGACCCGGGCCGCCGAGCCGGTCGCCGGGGACCAGGCCGAGGTCTACGACTGGCTGACCGCGACCCCGACCGCCAGCGCCGCGGTCGACGCCGGGACCCGCGAGCTGGTGGAGGACGGCGTGGTCCTGGCCGACGAGGTGACCGAGGCCGAGAAGCTCATGGAGCGCTACGGCGACGAGGACCTGATCGCCATGCGCTTCGGGCCCATGCGCTTCGACGACTTCCTGGTCTCGCGCATCGTGGAGGCCACGGTGCACGCCGACGACCTGGAGCGGTCCACCGGGATCGAGTTCCCGCACGACCGGGAGGCGCTGGCGATCACCGTCCGGCAGCTGGCCGACGCCATGGCGGCCAAGGTCCCGGGCAACTCGGTGGAGCTGCGGGTCCCGCCGTTCGCCGCCGTGCAGTGCGTCCCGGGTCCGCGCCACACGCGGGGCACGCCGCCGAACGTGGTCGAGATGACGCCGCGGACCTGGATCCGGCTCGCCGCGGGCCGGATGACCTGGGACGAGGCGATGGACCAGGCGCTGGTGTCGGCGTCGGGGCAGCGGGCGGACCTGAAGGAGTTCCTGCCGCTCATGGGGTGA
- the purS gene encoding phosphoribosylformylglycinamidine synthase subunit PurS translates to MARVLVDVMLKPEILDPQGQAVQRALPRMGFDSVTNVRQGKRFELELADADPATLRATAEQMAEKLLANTVIEDFKVTVLPADSSENA, encoded by the coding sequence GTGGCCCGCGTCCTCGTCGACGTCATGCTCAAGCCCGAGATCCTCGACCCCCAGGGCCAGGCGGTGCAGCGCGCACTGCCTCGCATGGGCTTCGACTCCGTCACCAACGTCCGCCAGGGCAAGCGCTTCGAGCTGGAGCTCGCCGACGCCGACCCGGCCACCCTGCGGGCCACCGCCGAGCAGATGGCCGAGAAGCTGCTCGCCAACACCGTGATCGAGGACTTCAAGGTCACGGTGCTGCCCGCCGACAGCTCCGAGAACGCCTGA
- the purM gene encoding phosphoribosylformylglycinamidine cyclo-ligase, which produces MSGATYAAAGVDIEAGDRAVELMKEWVAKTRRPEVLGGIGGFAGLFDASALKAYDRPLLATSTDGVGTKVAIAQRMDRHDTIGRDLVGMVVDDLVVCGAEPLFMTDYIATGKVVPEVIAGIVKGIAEGCVLAGCALVGGETAEHPGLLKPGEYDVAGAGTGVVEADKVLGAERVREGDVLVAMASSGAHSNGYSLLRHVFFDVAGWELDRDVPEFGRTLGEELLEPTRIYSLDCLALIEAAEVHAISHITGGGVAANIARIIPAGLEARLDRGTWTPPAVFGTVGALGGVATLELEKTLNMGVGMVAVLPAASVDPALALLNARGLPSWVCGEVVASEGAVTVGGAKGGDGAASLHGDYAG; this is translated from the coding sequence ATGTCTGGAGCCACCTACGCCGCGGCCGGCGTCGACATCGAGGCCGGCGACCGCGCGGTCGAGCTGATGAAGGAGTGGGTCGCCAAGACCCGGCGCCCGGAGGTCCTCGGCGGCATCGGCGGTTTCGCGGGCCTGTTCGACGCCTCGGCGCTGAAGGCGTACGACCGGCCGCTGCTGGCCACCTCGACCGACGGCGTGGGCACCAAGGTCGCGATCGCGCAGCGGATGGACCGGCACGACACCATCGGCCGCGACCTGGTCGGCATGGTCGTGGACGACCTGGTGGTCTGCGGCGCCGAGCCGTTGTTCATGACCGACTACATCGCCACCGGCAAGGTCGTGCCCGAGGTGATCGCCGGGATCGTCAAGGGCATCGCCGAGGGCTGTGTGCTCGCCGGCTGCGCGCTGGTCGGCGGCGAGACGGCGGAGCACCCGGGCCTGCTCAAGCCGGGTGAGTACGACGTGGCCGGCGCCGGGACCGGCGTGGTCGAGGCCGACAAGGTGCTCGGCGCCGAGCGGGTCCGCGAGGGCGACGTGCTGGTCGCGATGGCCTCCTCCGGCGCGCACTCCAACGGGTACTCGCTGCTGCGGCATGTGTTCTTCGACGTCGCGGGCTGGGAGCTGGACCGCGACGTGCCGGAGTTCGGCCGCACGCTCGGCGAGGAGCTGCTGGAGCCGACCCGGATCTACTCGCTGGACTGCCTGGCGCTGATCGAGGCCGCCGAGGTGCACGCGATCTCGCACATCACCGGCGGCGGCGTGGCGGCGAACATCGCTCGCATCATCCCGGCGGGCCTGGAGGCGCGGCTGGACCGCGGCACCTGGACCCCGCCGGCGGTGTTCGGCACGGTCGGCGCGCTCGGCGGCGTCGCGACGCTGGAGCTGGAGAAGACGCTGAACATGGGCGTCGGGATGGTCGCGGTGCTGCCGGCCGCCTCCGTCGACCCGGCGCTGGCGCTGCTGAACGCGCGCGGGCTGCCGAGCTGGGTGTGCGGCGAGGTCGTGGCCTCCGAGGGCGCGGTGACGGTCGGCGGCGCGAAGGGCGGCGACGGCGCGGCGTCCCTGCACGGCGACTACGCCGGGTAG